A section of the Parasteatoda tepidariorum isolate YZ-2023 chromosome 6, CAS_Ptep_4.0, whole genome shotgun sequence genome encodes:
- the LOC107449451 gene encoding uncharacterized protein isoform X1: MKDHPNKNRRKSRKRKTKVLKDRFSDVNCVETSEMPNDFLISSDSTVLLNTASSSTSFMLTAGLLPELNDAVKPNSSISFDGYPVSMESSLYQETLPFSPISRSVCHEISLESSSSLVGEIVQSPVSRFGRNTSDCLSNSCAPEKLLNGKLTPVISNSDATSVSVFDSLLSKNLPEPDFENMVTDEFATPSGKRKCQDNFAGNPLPSGRFICDLAYVIKQARSLEEHSYLCNFQGKLVFKSIIKSGLKASLHFVCSNSFCSKKAVIFTEEEGSKLGNINQLAVLGALATGSGFSQEEEKFSTMNVNYMSHPTFIACEKTASKLLDACLEENLNLAVQEERILAESKKSIDAEGFHCVPVVVDGGWCKRTYGHGYNSASGAAVIIGHYTQKILYIGVKNKVCLICNAIERGRIEAKPHFCWRNWSGASTAMESDVIVEGLQYLETIHCIRCIQLIGDGDSNTMTKIREEVSYGNKVKKIECANHAIRRYRRALTKLQTDASKFNGNSGIQARKLLKQKLTRLVTGARVSIKMHNVHSHQNFSSEAIAKLSAELKNGPSHVFGKHDNCEEFCSRKDSQEDDSVYKLMMETGMLSDIQAIVQRVLIQSADSLIWNTTNNSAENYMSQFCKTSGGKRVDHSKAGGITRRAKIAALAYQEPAQKWLMSAHKCLNKKNPATPVREFVRRRQNFHLNRIRRRKLFCIEKLRRLEKRMSGHISKGGDKNYGDNCQKPDVSDETLTRLKSEFLFSLKVSSSSELENATRKQSECPIWKEERSKRISSSFFKDVIGRKNSTLCGKLVKRIVYPESIVTKALEYGKVKEKEALLDYCKQTGYKVDSCGLFVCAEKPFLCASPDGLIGKEGLVEIKCPYSARLYRNLSEASQSHNIGLKIDETGSLYLPKSHKYFYQIQGQLAITQRQWCDLFFWSESDSLIIKICRDENFWIKGVKKLENFFMDCILPELVDSRFKRNMPIREPQHILDARNEKVINNSKNAASTSTETSNAPVILHLKPATAISVQPEKPELKEKRIRKPKSIFDL; the protein is encoded by the exons ATGAAGGATCATCCAAATAAAAATCGTCGTAAatctagaaaaagaaaaacaaaggtGTTGAAGGATCGTTTTTCTGATGTTAATTGTGTTGAAACTTCAGAGat gccTAATGATTTCTTGATTTCAAGTGATTCAACTGTTTTGCTAAATACAGCCTCTTCGTCTACTAG TTTTATGCTCACTGCTGGATTATTGCCTGAATTAAATGATGCTGTTAAGCCAAATTCAAGTATTAG cTTTGATGGATATCCTGTCTCTATGGAATCTTCACTGTATCAGGAAACTCTTCCCTTTTCTCCCATATCTAG ATCTGTCTGCCATGAGATTTCTTTggaatcatcatcatcattagTAGGAGAAATTGTGCAGTCTCCAGTTTCTAG atttggAAGAAATACTAGTGATTGTTTATCAAATTCCTGTGCACCAGAGAAGTTACTGAATGGAAAATTAACACCTGTTATATCCAA tTCTGATGCTACTTCTGTGTCTGTTTTTGATTCTTTGCTGTCAAAAAATCTACCTGAACCTGATTTTGAAAACAT GGTTACTGATGAATTTGCCACACCTTCTGGTAAAAGAAAGTGTCAGGATAATTTTGCTGGCAATCCACTCCCATCTGGACGATTTATATGTGATCTGGCATATGTGATTAAACAAGCTCGTTCACTTGAAGagcattcatatttatgtaattttcaagggaaattggtttttaaatcgATTATTAAATCCGGTCTGAAAGCATCCTTGCACTTTGTCTGCAGCAACAGTTTTTGCAGCAAGAAAGCCGTAATTTTCACAGAAGAGGAAGGCAGTAAATTGGGCAATATTAATCAATTGGCCGTTCTTGGTGCATTAGCCACAGGTAGTGGTTTTTCccaagaggaagaaaaatttagcACCATGAACGTAAATTACATGAGCCATCCAACGTTCATTGCTTGTGAGAAAACGGCCAGCAAACTCTTGGATGCTTGccttgaagaaaatttaaatttggctGTCCAAGAAGAAAGAATCCTCGCTGAAAGCAAAAAAAGTATAGATGCCGAAGGCTTTCACTGTGTTCCTGTTGTTGTTGATGGAGGCTGGTGCAAAAGAACCTATGGCCATGGATATAATTCTGCAAGTGGAGCTGCGGTAATAATTGGCCATTAtacgcaaaaaattttatatattggtGTCAAAAATAAAGTCTGCCTGATTTGTAATGCCATTGAAAGAGGAAGAATTGAAGCAAAACCACATTTTTGTTGGAGAAACTGGTCAGGTGCTTCAACAGCAATGGAGAGTGATGTAATTGTGGAAGGATTACAATATCTTGAAACAATCCACTGCATCCGTTGCATTCAGTTAATTGGTGATGGGGACTCCAACACAATGACAAAAATAAGGGAGGAAGTTTCCTATGgaaataaagttaagaaaatagaGTGTGCAAATCATGCCATAAGGAGGTATCGAAGAGCTCTGACTAAGCTTCAGACAGATGCATCAAAATTCAATGGAAACAGTGGCATTCAGGCACGCAAGCTCTTAAAACAAAAGCTCACTCGTTTAGTCACTGGAGCCAGAGTATCTATAAAAATGCACAATGTTCACAGTCATCAAAATTTCAGCAGTGAAGCTATTGCCAAACTTAGTGCAGAATTGAAAAATGGGCCAAGTCATGTCTTTGGCAAACATGACAATTGTGAGGAGTTCTGCAGTAGAAAAGATAGCCAAGAAGATGActcagtttataaattaatgatggAAACTGGGATGCTTTCAGACATACAAGCAATTGTGCAGCGAGTGTTAATACAGTCTGCGGACAGCCTAATTTGGAACACTACAAATAATTCTGCTGAAAACTACATGAGTCAGTTCTGTAAAACATCTGGGGGCAAGCGAGTAGACCATTCGAAAGCAGGTGGAATTACAAGACGAGCTAAAATAGCTGCATTAGCCTATCAAGAACCTGCTCAGAAATGGCTCATGTCAGCTCacaaatgcttaaataaaaaaaatccagccACTCCAGTGCGTGAGTTTGTAAGACGAAGACAAAATTTTCATCTGAACAGGATTAGGCGAAGAAAGCTGTTTTGTATAGAAAAGCTTAGAAGATTGGAAAAAAGAATGTCTGGCCATATTTCAAAGGGTGGAGATAAAAATTACGGCGATAATTGTCAGAAACCAGATGTTTCTGACGAAACTCTTACAAGATTAAAATCTGAGTTTCtgttttctctaaaagttagTTCTTCTTCTGAATTAGAGAATGCAACAAGAAAACAGTCAGAGTGCCCAATTTGGAAAGAAGAAAGATCAAAAAGAATTTCCTCCTCCTTTTTTAAAGATGTCATTGGTCGAAAAAATAGCACTCTTTGTGGAAAATTGGTTAAAAGGATAGTCTATCCTGAATCAATTGTAACCAAAGCTCTAGAGTAtggaaaagtaaaagaaaaagaggcCCTTCTTGATTACTGCAAACAAACAGGGTACAAAGTTGATTCTTGTGGTCTTTTTGTTTGTGCAGAAAAACCATTCCTTTGTGCTAGCCCTGATGGTCTGATCGGAAAAGAAGGGctagttgaaataaaatgtccATATTCTGCCAGACTATACAGAAATCTGTCTGAAGCTAGTCAGAGCCATAATATTGGTTTAAAGATAGATGAAACTGGGTCCCTCTATCTGCCAAAAAGTCATAAGTATTTTTACCAAATACAGGGTCAACTCGCCATCACCCAACGGCAATGGTGTGATTTGTTCTTTTGGTCTGAATCGGATTCcctgattattaaaatttgcagaGATGAAAACTTTTGGATTAAAGGtgttaaaaagttagaaaacttttttatggatTGTATTCTTCCTGAGCTGGTTGATTCTCGCTTCAAGAGAAATATGCCCATCAGAGAACCCCAACATATACTTGATGCAAGAAATGAGAAagtcataaataattcaaaaaatgcagCTTCGACTTCAACAGAAACAAGTAACGCACCTGTAATTTTACATCTAAAACCAGCAACGGCAATTTCTGTCCAACCCGAGAAaccagaattaaaagaaaaaagaattcgaaagcctaaatcaatttttgatttataa
- the LOC107449451 gene encoding uncharacterized protein isoform X2 — protein sequence MKDHPNKNRRKSRKRKTKVLKDRFSDVNCVETSEMPNDFLISSDSTVLLNTASSSTSFDGYPVSMESSLYQETLPFSPISRSVCHEISLESSSSLVGEIVQSPVSRFGRNTSDCLSNSCAPEKLLNGKLTPVISNSDATSVSVFDSLLSKNLPEPDFENMVTDEFATPSGKRKCQDNFAGNPLPSGRFICDLAYVIKQARSLEEHSYLCNFQGKLVFKSIIKSGLKASLHFVCSNSFCSKKAVIFTEEEGSKLGNINQLAVLGALATGSGFSQEEEKFSTMNVNYMSHPTFIACEKTASKLLDACLEENLNLAVQEERILAESKKSIDAEGFHCVPVVVDGGWCKRTYGHGYNSASGAAVIIGHYTQKILYIGVKNKVCLICNAIERGRIEAKPHFCWRNWSGASTAMESDVIVEGLQYLETIHCIRCIQLIGDGDSNTMTKIREEVSYGNKVKKIECANHAIRRYRRALTKLQTDASKFNGNSGIQARKLLKQKLTRLVTGARVSIKMHNVHSHQNFSSEAIAKLSAELKNGPSHVFGKHDNCEEFCSRKDSQEDDSVYKLMMETGMLSDIQAIVQRVLIQSADSLIWNTTNNSAENYMSQFCKTSGGKRVDHSKAGGITRRAKIAALAYQEPAQKWLMSAHKCLNKKNPATPVREFVRRRQNFHLNRIRRRKLFCIEKLRRLEKRMSGHISKGGDKNYGDNCQKPDVSDETLTRLKSEFLFSLKVSSSSELENATRKQSECPIWKEERSKRISSSFFKDVIGRKNSTLCGKLVKRIVYPESIVTKALEYGKVKEKEALLDYCKQTGYKVDSCGLFVCAEKPFLCASPDGLIGKEGLVEIKCPYSARLYRNLSEASQSHNIGLKIDETGSLYLPKSHKYFYQIQGQLAITQRQWCDLFFWSESDSLIIKICRDENFWIKGVKKLENFFMDCILPELVDSRFKRNMPIREPQHILDARNEKVINNSKNAASTSTETSNAPVILHLKPATAISVQPEKPELKEKRIRKPKSIFDL from the exons ATGAAGGATCATCCAAATAAAAATCGTCGTAAatctagaaaaagaaaaacaaaggtGTTGAAGGATCGTTTTTCTGATGTTAATTGTGTTGAAACTTCAGAGat gccTAATGATTTCTTGATTTCAAGTGATTCAACTGTTTTGCTAAATACAGCCTCTTCGTCTACTAG cTTTGATGGATATCCTGTCTCTATGGAATCTTCACTGTATCAGGAAACTCTTCCCTTTTCTCCCATATCTAG ATCTGTCTGCCATGAGATTTCTTTggaatcatcatcatcattagTAGGAGAAATTGTGCAGTCTCCAGTTTCTAG atttggAAGAAATACTAGTGATTGTTTATCAAATTCCTGTGCACCAGAGAAGTTACTGAATGGAAAATTAACACCTGTTATATCCAA tTCTGATGCTACTTCTGTGTCTGTTTTTGATTCTTTGCTGTCAAAAAATCTACCTGAACCTGATTTTGAAAACAT GGTTACTGATGAATTTGCCACACCTTCTGGTAAAAGAAAGTGTCAGGATAATTTTGCTGGCAATCCACTCCCATCTGGACGATTTATATGTGATCTGGCATATGTGATTAAACAAGCTCGTTCACTTGAAGagcattcatatttatgtaattttcaagggaaattggtttttaaatcgATTATTAAATCCGGTCTGAAAGCATCCTTGCACTTTGTCTGCAGCAACAGTTTTTGCAGCAAGAAAGCCGTAATTTTCACAGAAGAGGAAGGCAGTAAATTGGGCAATATTAATCAATTGGCCGTTCTTGGTGCATTAGCCACAGGTAGTGGTTTTTCccaagaggaagaaaaatttagcACCATGAACGTAAATTACATGAGCCATCCAACGTTCATTGCTTGTGAGAAAACGGCCAGCAAACTCTTGGATGCTTGccttgaagaaaatttaaatttggctGTCCAAGAAGAAAGAATCCTCGCTGAAAGCAAAAAAAGTATAGATGCCGAAGGCTTTCACTGTGTTCCTGTTGTTGTTGATGGAGGCTGGTGCAAAAGAACCTATGGCCATGGATATAATTCTGCAAGTGGAGCTGCGGTAATAATTGGCCATTAtacgcaaaaaattttatatattggtGTCAAAAATAAAGTCTGCCTGATTTGTAATGCCATTGAAAGAGGAAGAATTGAAGCAAAACCACATTTTTGTTGGAGAAACTGGTCAGGTGCTTCAACAGCAATGGAGAGTGATGTAATTGTGGAAGGATTACAATATCTTGAAACAATCCACTGCATCCGTTGCATTCAGTTAATTGGTGATGGGGACTCCAACACAATGACAAAAATAAGGGAGGAAGTTTCCTATGgaaataaagttaagaaaatagaGTGTGCAAATCATGCCATAAGGAGGTATCGAAGAGCTCTGACTAAGCTTCAGACAGATGCATCAAAATTCAATGGAAACAGTGGCATTCAGGCACGCAAGCTCTTAAAACAAAAGCTCACTCGTTTAGTCACTGGAGCCAGAGTATCTATAAAAATGCACAATGTTCACAGTCATCAAAATTTCAGCAGTGAAGCTATTGCCAAACTTAGTGCAGAATTGAAAAATGGGCCAAGTCATGTCTTTGGCAAACATGACAATTGTGAGGAGTTCTGCAGTAGAAAAGATAGCCAAGAAGATGActcagtttataaattaatgatggAAACTGGGATGCTTTCAGACATACAAGCAATTGTGCAGCGAGTGTTAATACAGTCTGCGGACAGCCTAATTTGGAACACTACAAATAATTCTGCTGAAAACTACATGAGTCAGTTCTGTAAAACATCTGGGGGCAAGCGAGTAGACCATTCGAAAGCAGGTGGAATTACAAGACGAGCTAAAATAGCTGCATTAGCCTATCAAGAACCTGCTCAGAAATGGCTCATGTCAGCTCacaaatgcttaaataaaaaaaatccagccACTCCAGTGCGTGAGTTTGTAAGACGAAGACAAAATTTTCATCTGAACAGGATTAGGCGAAGAAAGCTGTTTTGTATAGAAAAGCTTAGAAGATTGGAAAAAAGAATGTCTGGCCATATTTCAAAGGGTGGAGATAAAAATTACGGCGATAATTGTCAGAAACCAGATGTTTCTGACGAAACTCTTACAAGATTAAAATCTGAGTTTCtgttttctctaaaagttagTTCTTCTTCTGAATTAGAGAATGCAACAAGAAAACAGTCAGAGTGCCCAATTTGGAAAGAAGAAAGATCAAAAAGAATTTCCTCCTCCTTTTTTAAAGATGTCATTGGTCGAAAAAATAGCACTCTTTGTGGAAAATTGGTTAAAAGGATAGTCTATCCTGAATCAATTGTAACCAAAGCTCTAGAGTAtggaaaagtaaaagaaaaagaggcCCTTCTTGATTACTGCAAACAAACAGGGTACAAAGTTGATTCTTGTGGTCTTTTTGTTTGTGCAGAAAAACCATTCCTTTGTGCTAGCCCTGATGGTCTGATCGGAAAAGAAGGGctagttgaaataaaatgtccATATTCTGCCAGACTATACAGAAATCTGTCTGAAGCTAGTCAGAGCCATAATATTGGTTTAAAGATAGATGAAACTGGGTCCCTCTATCTGCCAAAAAGTCATAAGTATTTTTACCAAATACAGGGTCAACTCGCCATCACCCAACGGCAATGGTGTGATTTGTTCTTTTGGTCTGAATCGGATTCcctgattattaaaatttgcagaGATGAAAACTTTTGGATTAAAGGtgttaaaaagttagaaaacttttttatggatTGTATTCTTCCTGAGCTGGTTGATTCTCGCTTCAAGAGAAATATGCCCATCAGAGAACCCCAACATATACTTGATGCAAGAAATGAGAAagtcataaataattcaaaaaatgcagCTTCGACTTCAACAGAAACAAGTAACGCACCTGTAATTTTACATCTAAAACCAGCAACGGCAATTTCTGTCCAACCCGAGAAaccagaattaaaagaaaaaagaattcgaaagcctaaatcaatttttgatttataa